The Sporomusa termitida genome has a window encoding:
- a CDS encoding four-carbon acid sugar kinase family protein — protein sequence MKQLPNRSADILQSYPAVDEQYVQTLLEQAVANDPHKIIVLDDDPTGTQTVHDVSVYTDWSHESISRGFREKNKLFYILTNSRGFTEEQTRKAHREIGAMAAQVAREQRRRYLIVSRSDSTLRGHYPLETMMLQEQWERHSGQKVDGEIICPYFKEGGRFTIDNIHYVQYGEVLVPAGATEFASDKTFGYQSSDLAAYIEEKSQGAYKRETVVTVSLQDLRALRINAITDKLTGITDFGKVVVNAVDACDIKVFCLALYRAIAQGKKFLFRTAAGFVKELGAIADKPLLTRQDMIVGSNGNGGIVVVGSHTRKTTSQVAALQSLAGIQCLEFNSDLVLEEERFQAEIAAVVKREEDLLAQGITVVVYTKRKLLTLDNDTKEAALARAVKISAAVQALVGNLRVTPAFVVAKGGITSSDVATKALQIKRAGVLGQIRPGIPVWQTGEDSKFPQIPYVVFPGNVGQENTLKEVVEILLGTK from the coding sequence ATGAAGCAATTGCCGAATCGCAGTGCTGATATATTACAGTCTTATCCGGCGGTGGATGAACAATATGTACAGACCCTGTTAGAGCAGGCTGTCGCTAACGACCCGCATAAAATCATTGTGCTGGATGATGATCCGACCGGTACACAGACTGTGCATGACGTTTCCGTATATACTGACTGGTCTCATGAAAGTATTAGCCGCGGCTTCCGGGAAAAGAACAAGCTGTTTTACATTTTGACAAATTCACGCGGCTTTACTGAAGAGCAGACCAGGAAAGCGCACCGGGAAATCGGGGCGATGGCGGCGCAGGTTGCCCGGGAACAGCGGCGGCGGTATTTAATTGTCAGCCGGAGCGACTCGACGCTCAGAGGTCATTATCCCCTGGAAACGATGATGCTGCAGGAGCAATGGGAACGCCATTCCGGTCAAAAGGTTGACGGTGAGATTATTTGTCCCTACTTTAAGGAGGGCGGGCGCTTTACGATCGACAATATTCACTATGTTCAGTATGGTGAAGTGCTTGTGCCGGCAGGGGCAACGGAGTTCGCCAGTGATAAAACGTTTGGCTATCAGTCCTCCGATCTGGCCGCATACATTGAAGAAAAATCACAAGGCGCTTATAAGCGGGAAACCGTGGTAACGGTCTCCCTGCAAGATTTGCGGGCCCTCAGAATTAATGCGATTACTGACAAACTGACCGGTATAACTGATTTTGGGAAAGTAGTCGTTAATGCTGTTGATGCCTGCGATATTAAAGTATTTTGCCTGGCGCTCTACCGGGCGATTGCCCAGGGTAAAAAATTCCTGTTTCGCACGGCAGCCGGTTTTGTCAAGGAATTGGGCGCTATTGCGGACAAACCGCTGCTGACCAGACAGGATATGATTGTCGGCAGCAACGGTAACGGCGGCATTGTTGTGGTTGGCTCGCACACCCGGAAAACGACCAGCCAGGTGGCAGCATTACAATCCCTTGCCGGCATCCAGTGCCTGGAGTTTAATTCTGATCTGGTCCTGGAGGAGGAGCGCTTTCAGGCTGAAATTGCGGCGGTGGTGAAGCGGGAAGAAGACCTGCTGGCCCAGGGCATTACCGTCGTTGTTTACACAAAGAGAAAACTATTGACCCTGGACAACGATACGAAGGAAGCGGCACTGGCCCGGGCGGTCAAAATCTCGGCTGCCGTCCAGGCACTGGTCGGCAATCTGCGGGTAACACCGGCCTTTGTTGTTGCCAAAGGCGGCATTACTTCCAGCGACGTCGCCACGAAAGCGTTACAGATAAAACGCGCCGGCGTGCTGGGACAGATAAGGCCGGGAATCCCGGTATGGCAAACAGGCGAGGACAGTAAATTCCCCCAGATACCCTACGTTGTTTTTCCGGGCAATGTCGGCCAGGAGAATACACTCAAAGAAGTTGTGGAAATACTGCTGGGCACAAAATAA
- a CDS encoding 3-keto-5-aminohexanoate cleavage protein, giving the protein MNKVLISVAPVASTDKNIVPADIAAEVVSCWQAGAAMVHLHVRDAGGNLTADMSLLAETLRLIRKESDIIIEVSTGGVSGLTIQERCVPLYSELVEACSLNVGSTNLGKAVYCNPLDDVEYCIRELLKMNKTPEVEVFEIGHIFAMKEFMEQYNFCEPVLFSIVLGHKGEAPATPQALAAMIQMIPAGTLWGITHANRRDFSIIAAALGLGASTVRIGFEDSNYLDANTIADSNVPLVAKTVRLLQAMDKEPMSPAEARKHFNIFSR; this is encoded by the coding sequence ATGAACAAAGTACTGATTTCTGTTGCTCCCGTAGCGAGTACAGATAAAAATATAGTTCCTGCCGACATTGCCGCCGAGGTTGTCAGTTGCTGGCAGGCCGGTGCCGCGATGGTGCATTTGCACGTGCGCGACGCCGGGGGGAATCTGACTGCCGATATGAGTCTGCTGGCAGAAACCCTGCGGCTGATTCGCAAAGAGTCGGACATCATCATTGAAGTGTCGACAGGCGGCGTGTCCGGTCTTACGATACAGGAACGTTGTGTTCCCTTATATTCGGAGCTTGTCGAGGCCTGTTCGCTGAATGTTGGCTCCACCAACCTGGGGAAGGCTGTATATTGCAATCCCCTTGATGATGTGGAGTATTGCATCCGTGAATTGCTAAAAATGAATAAGACACCGGAAGTGGAAGTTTTTGAAATTGGCCATATTTTCGCGATGAAAGAGTTTATGGAGCAATATAATTTTTGTGAGCCGGTGCTGTTCAGTATTGTCCTGGGGCACAAAGGCGAAGCTCCCGCCACACCGCAAGCCCTGGCCGCGATGATTCAGATGATTCCAGCGGGAACTCTCTGGGGCATCACCCATGCCAACCGCCGCGATTTTTCCATTATCGCCGCCGCTCTGGGCCTGGGGGCCAGTACGGTCAGGATTGGTTTTGAAGACAGCAATTACCTGGACGCCAATACGATAGCCGACAGCAATGTTCCTTTAGTGGCAAAGACGGTACGGCTGCTGCAGGCTATGGATAAAGAGCCGATGAGTCCGGCTGAAGCCAGAAAACATTTTAATATATTCAGCAGATGA
- a CDS encoding class II fructose-bisphosphate aldolase, with protein sequence MLVNLADILRDASQGNYAVGAFNGYNYETFAGIIEAGTETNTPVILAFGAKYLPNMSLATAFSLAESLGGKCKTPVCLHLDHCSDLDTVFRAIRAGFGSVMYDGSALPLAENVKNTRLVCRTARACGVSVEAELGCLAAGEHSHEGSAADVAAYTEPTQAAQFAAATQVDALAVSIGTVHGLYKAEPNLRLDILAGIHKLVPVPLVLHGGSGLAAKDILGCIDQGIAKINVNTEISVYAVAKTRELLAAKQPHFSELSLSQADYVKDVVKKYIAIFRRR encoded by the coding sequence ATGCTGGTAAATTTAGCAGATATTCTCAGGGACGCTTCTCAGGGAAACTATGCTGTCGGGGCATTTAATGGCTATAATTATGAAACCTTTGCGGGCATCATTGAGGCGGGGACTGAGACAAACACGCCGGTTATTCTGGCTTTTGGCGCCAAGTATTTGCCAAATATGTCGCTGGCGACGGCCTTTTCCCTGGCTGAAAGCCTGGGCGGGAAGTGTAAAACTCCGGTTTGCCTGCACCTGGATCACTGTAGCGACCTGGATACGGTGTTTCGGGCTATTCGGGCCGGCTTTGGCTCGGTTATGTATGATGGATCAGCGTTGCCGTTGGCGGAGAACGTGAAAAATACCAGGTTGGTTTGCCGGACCGCCCGTGCCTGTGGTGTGTCAGTGGAAGCCGAGCTGGGCTGCCTGGCTGCCGGCGAGCATTCCCATGAAGGGTCGGCAGCTGATGTGGCGGCTTATACGGAACCAACGCAGGCAGCGCAGTTTGCGGCCGCCACCCAGGTTGATGCTTTGGCTGTCTCTATTGGCACTGTACACGGGCTGTACAAAGCGGAACCTAATCTGCGGCTTGATATCCTGGCCGGCATTCATAAGCTGGTGCCGGTGCCGCTGGTGTTGCATGGCGGTTCAGGGCTGGCGGCCAAGGATATTTTAGGCTGTATCGACCAGGGGATTGCCAAAATCAATGTAAACACTGAAATATCTGTGTATGCGGTTGCAAAGACAAGGGAACTGCTGGCGGCTAAGCAGCCGCATTTTTCCGAGTTGTCTTTAAGCCAGGCAGATTATGTAAAAGATGTTGTGAAAAAGTACATAGCTATTTTTCGCCGGCGGTGA
- a CDS encoding FadR/GntR family transcriptional regulator: MATESFLREIGGKSVVEQIVDNVTNAIINGELKPGDKIPTENELCTSMGVGRNSVREAIKILEAYGVLTIKRAEGTFVKQGFDSKMLYPVLYGIILQKDSANQIIELRKVIDVGILQLAIDKLELESLHKAEQAMQKLEQKLAAPAVDINAIFEADTAFHMVLVAITQNALLEGICSYVDQITKKSRLKAIEKFINDKATERFLLMHRDMLRVVKEKDRAKINEVVEKHYQYWEQVTC; this comes from the coding sequence ATGGCAACAGAATCTTTTTTAAGAGAAATAGGCGGTAAATCTGTTGTAGAGCAGATTGTTGATAATGTTACCAATGCGATTATCAATGGGGAACTGAAGCCGGGTGATAAGATCCCGACGGAAAACGAGCTTTGCACCTCCATGGGCGTCGGGAGGAATTCTGTCCGCGAAGCAATCAAGATACTGGAAGCCTATGGTGTCCTTACCATCAAGCGGGCCGAAGGGACCTTTGTAAAACAGGGCTTTGACAGCAAAATGCTATACCCTGTTTTATACGGGATCATTTTACAAAAGGATTCGGCTAATCAAATTATTGAATTGCGTAAAGTAATTGACGTGGGCATACTCCAGCTGGCGATCGATAAACTGGAGCTGGAATCCTTGCACAAAGCGGAACAGGCCATGCAGAAACTCGAACAAAAGCTGGCGGCTCCGGCTGTTGACATCAATGCAATATTTGAAGCCGATACAGCCTTTCATATGGTACTTGTTGCTATTACGCAAAATGCACTGTTAGAAGGAATTTGTTCTTATGTCGATCAGATTACCAAAAAATCCAGACTGAAAGCGATAGAAAAATTTATCAACGATAAGGCAACAGAACGATTTCTGCTTATGCACCGGGATATGCTGCGGGTAGTAAAAGAAAAAGACCGGGCGAAGATCAATGAAGTGGTGGAAAAGCATTATCAATATTGGGAGCAAGTAACCTGCTAG
- a CDS encoding GlcG/HbpS family heme-binding protein, translated as MDNITLALAKKIADYAEATVAGEYGRKPFSVAVCDKDGFLVLFHKLDGAKLLTISLTPNKAYTAARMGVSTADFLRRLQQENLNIAYFADDKFVAMPGGVPVYNDKQQVIGAVGIGGLKEDGEVAAKVAAAVVHL; from the coding sequence GTGGACAATATTACACTGGCGCTGGCGAAGAAAATAGCGGACTATGCGGAAGCGACCGTTGCCGGCGAATATGGCAGGAAACCGTTCAGTGTGGCCGTTTGTGATAAGGATGGATTTTTAGTTTTATTCCATAAGCTGGACGGCGCCAAATTACTGACGATCAGCCTGACACCCAATAAAGCGTATACCGCGGCCCGGATGGGGGTAAGTACGGCTGATTTTTTACGGCGGCTGCAGCAGGAAAACCTCAATATTGCCTACTTTGCCGATGACAAATTTGTGGCGATGCCAGGCGGCGTGCCGGTCTATAATGACAAACAGCAGGTTATTGGCGCAGTCGGGATTGGCGGCCTGAAAGAAGACGGTGAAGTTGCCGCCAAAGTTGCTGCGGCTGTGGTTCATTTATAA
- a CDS encoding bile acid:sodium symporter family protein produces MLEKLGSIVKFITKYFSVWIILGVIAAYYNPEPFKPLAKYVPYCIMAVMLSMGLTVSIGDFKLVLSRPKDVFWGIVLRYMIMPVIAFLLTKLLNLPPVLAAGLILVGCCPSGVASNVMTFLAKGDTALSITVSSLNTVIAPFITPFMFAFLVGSIVPVDAGAILFDILKIVLVPVFLGAVIRGMASDFVDRIMPIIPIVSVIAIFITTSSGFALSAGSLANVAWIAVVAVVLHNVLGLTTGYWAARGVGMNHFKAKALSFEIGMENGGLAMALALAHLAPLAFIPAAIFNLVHNLTGPILASYWREQEEKKELAAAANGKNSIQL; encoded by the coding sequence ATGCTGGAAAAATTGGGAAGTATAGTAAAGTTTATTACAAAATATTTTTCTGTCTGGATCATCCTGGGGGTTATTGCCGCCTATTATAATCCTGAACCGTTTAAACCGTTAGCGAAATACGTCCCCTATTGCATTATGGCCGTTATGCTGAGCATGGGCCTTACGGTATCCATCGGGGACTTTAAACTCGTTCTCTCCCGTCCTAAAGATGTATTCTGGGGTATTGTCCTGCGCTATATGATTATGCCGGTGATTGCTTTTCTGTTGACCAAGCTCCTGAATTTGCCGCCGGTTCTGGCAGCGGGCCTTATCCTTGTAGGCTGCTGCCCCAGCGGCGTGGCCAGTAATGTCATGACTTTTCTGGCTAAAGGGGATACGGCCCTTTCCATCACGGTTTCTTCCCTCAATACGGTTATTGCGCCTTTTATTACCCCTTTTATGTTTGCTTTCCTGGTTGGTTCCATCGTTCCGGTTGATGCCGGGGCTATTCTGTTTGATATATTGAAGATTGTTCTGGTGCCGGTATTCTTAGGCGCTGTTATTCGCGGTATGGCATCAGACTTTGTGGACAGGATCATGCCAATTATCCCCATCGTATCGGTCATTGCCATTTTTATTACTACCAGTTCGGGGTTTGCTCTCAGCGCCGGCTCACTGGCCAATGTTGCCTGGATTGCGGTTGTGGCCGTAGTTTTGCATAATGTACTCGGTCTTACAACCGGATATTGGGCGGCCCGTGGTGTTGGCATGAATCACTTCAAAGCCAAAGCGCTTAGTTTTGAAATCGGCATGGAAAACGGCGGGCTGGCAATGGCTCTGGCGTTGGCTCATCTGGCGCCGCTAGCCTTCATACCGGCGGCCATATTTAATCTGGTGCATAATCTTACCGGCCCGATACTGGCCAGCTACTGGCGCGAACAGGAAGAAAAGAAGGAGCTGGCGGCAGCAGCCAATGGGAAAAACTCTATACAGTTGTAA
- a CDS encoding aspartate/glutamate racemase family protein codes for MRIALVYTSTTPELIELVEKEVRQLLPAATEVISNQDPSILAEVREAGYVTAPPAARLVGMYMKAVGDGADAILNVCSSVGEVADAAQDIGKYTGIPIVRVDEDMCREAVRQGVRIGVMATLPTTLAPTKNTIYRVAREMNRPVELVDVLVDGAFGLDQEQFKELMTKYAQEICDQVDVILFAQGSMAYCEQYIQQQCGKPVLSSPRFGAVALKEALIKKGLLK; via the coding sequence ATGAGAATAGCTTTGGTGTATACGAGTACTACCCCGGAATTGATTGAATTGGTGGAGAAAGAGGTGCGGCAATTACTGCCGGCGGCTACTGAGGTCATCAGTAATCAGGACCCCTCGATTCTGGCCGAAGTGCGGGAGGCCGGGTATGTTACGGCGCCGCCGGCGGCCAGACTTGTCGGCATGTATATGAAAGCAGTGGGGGATGGGGCTGATGCAATTCTCAATGTTTGTTCTTCGGTAGGGGAAGTTGCCGATGCCGCTCAGGATATTGGCAAATATACCGGCATTCCGATTGTACGGGTCGATGAGGATATGTGCCGGGAAGCAGTACGGCAAGGGGTGCGTATCGGGGTAATGGCTACATTGCCGACAACTCTGGCGCCAACCAAAAACACGATCTACCGGGTAGCAAGGGAAATGAACAGGCCTGTGGAATTAGTTGATGTCCTGGTTGACGGTGCCTTTGGCCTTGATCAAGAGCAGTTCAAAGAGCTAATGACAAAGTATGCGCAGGAAATTTGTGATCAGGTGGACGTGATCCTATTCGCCCAGGGGTCGATGGCTTATTGTGAGCAGTATATCCAGCAGCAGTGCGGAAAACCGGTGTTGTCCAGTCCCCGGTTCGGCGCCGTGGCGCTGAAAGAGGCGCTGATCAAAAAAGGTCTGCTGAAATAA